A genomic segment from Montipora foliosa isolate CH-2021 chromosome 9, ASM3666993v2, whole genome shotgun sequence encodes:
- the LOC137969890 gene encoding arylacetamide deacetylase-like, with product MAHRFVMFTAFLAFPVAFLVGLYYNQLIPEGLRDVHHSSVRLYGACYYVGYYMCYIASLVGIGDHPLKNMNALLLWKPLIEIKMDKLWEMEDTTISNVPVRIYRPKYIDKGQKTTGIVYIHGGGWAFGSPDLFHAFTYQWAKGAGAVLISVDYRLTPKYTFPVQFYECYAVINTVLDNADQYGIDRNRFVVAGDSVGGNLAAAVTLKLQDENKKIAAQVLIYPTLQFMNFSLPSSKTMGSAVLTAERMAYFWSYYITGSSNMTSSFLVTNHSSHLLNTKYSSYIGVNNKEKHKAGKMNPLQGIPKAVLDALTDYRASPLMADNLKGLPKTMLITCEYDILRDDGLLYKARLQDAGVEVKHFNYMTIHAFLVIQTLPILTTKEFHQAVQDLSDFIKEL from the exons ATGGCACATCGCTTTGTTATGTTCACTGCATTTCTCGCCTTTCCTGTAGCATTTCTCGTGGGACTTTACTACAATCAACTCATTCCCGAGGGACTTCGAGACGTCCATCACTCAAGTGTCCGATTGTACGGTGCATGTTATTATGTTGGTTATTATATG tgTTACATAGCATCTCTTGTTGGCATTGGTGATCATCCTCTGAAAAATATGAATGCACTCCTCCTATGGAAACCCCTTATAGAAATAAAAATGGACAAGTTGTGGGAAATGGAAGACACCACAATTTCCAATGTTCCTGTTCGTATTTACCGACCAAAATATATTGACAAAGGCCAAAAGACAACTGGCATTGTTTATATACATGGTGGAGGGTGGGCATTTGGTTCTCCAG ATTTGTTCCATGCATTTACATACCAGTGGGCTAAAGGGGCTGGTGCAGTATTGATATCTGTTGA TTACAGATTGACTCCTAAGTACACCTTCCCTGTGCAGTTTTATGAGTGTTATGCTGTCATCAATACTGTCCTGGACAATGCTGACCAGTATGGTATTGACAGAAACCGCTTTGTTGTTGCTGGTGACAGCGTGGGAGGTAACCTTGCAGCAGCAGTTACCCTGAAGTTGCaagatgaaaacaaaaagatagCTGCACAG GTTCTTATTTATCCTACACTACAGTTCATGAACTTTTCTCTTCCTTCAAGCAAAACCATGGGTTCAGCAGTTCTCACGGCAGAAAGAATGGCATATTTTTGGTCATATTATATCACAGGAAGTTCCAACATGACCTCCTCATTTCTAGTGACCAATCACTCCTCACATCTTCTCAACACAAAGTACTCTTCTTATATTGGAGTGAATAACAAGGAAAAACACAAAGCTGGGAAGATGAATCCATTGCAAGGAATTCCAAAGGCAGTGCTTGATGCCCTTACTGATTACAGAGCATCACCGTTGATGGCAGATAACTTGAAGGGTCTACCTAAAACAATGTTAATCACTTGTGAATATGATATTCTCAGAGATGACGGTCTCTTATACAAGGCACGTTTGCAAGATGCAGGAGTTGAAGTGAAACACTTCAATTACATGACAATCCATGCCTTCTTGGTGATACAGACCCTGCCTATCTTGACAACAAAAGAGTTTCATCAGGCAGTGCAAGATCTTTCTGATTTTATCAAGGAGTTGTAG